In one Magallana gigas chromosome 9, xbMagGiga1.1, whole genome shotgun sequence genomic region, the following are encoded:
- the LOC105339040 gene encoding integrase/recombinase xerD homolog — MPRGKPARKRPAASASAKRQPAQSTKRRHTGRSTANPVPAVEDNINAVSNSAPATNDATDAVCTPSLDSASVNGPGSSIQGSTAVSAFSDSCTPGRLGTNTNTRFFSNHHFQAEFNRLIQGSIAPNTRLAYKTGLVEFDHFRVSSGLPLVWPPSDQHIIQFIVSCSVRGLSSASVRTYLSGISFKCKLQCTRDPTQNFVVKKLLAGMSRLISTTDARLPITPALLERLINVLPVVCSSLYEVKLFSAVFSCSYFGLFRVSELVLDSKKGSSSHAMDVSSIQFFQDNSAVKIYVAHSKTDQLGRGVVLILPAVEGKVCPVKLLKQYSMLRPKMEGSFFCHFDRSPLTRYQFNAILKKSLSCIDVDIKKYKSHSFRIGGATTASINGISDGQIKELGRWESRAYKRYIRIPTSKLLH; from the exons ATGCCAAGGGGGAAACCTGCTCGAAAGAGACCTGCTGCGTCTGCCAGCGCCAAGCGGCAACCAGCCCAAAGTACTAAGAGGAGACATACCGGTAGATCGACCGCAAATCCTGTTCCAGCAGTAGAGGACAACATTAATGCCGTGTCAAACAGTGCGCCAGCTACCAATGATGCTACTGATGCTGTCTGCACTCCAAGTTTGGATTCTGCCTCTGTCAATGGTCCTGGATCCTCTATCCAAGGCAGTACAGCAG TTTCAGCGTTTTCGGACTCTTGTACCCCAGGCAGACTTGGAACCAACACCAATACCAGATTCTTTTCTAACCATCATTTCCAGGCTGAGTTTAACAGATTAATTCAAGGTTCTATTGCACCAAATACTAGGCTGGCTTATAAGACAGGTTTAGTTGAATTTGACCATTTTAGGGTCTCCAGTGGGTTACCTTTAGTATGGCCTCCTTCTGATCAACATATCATACAATTCATTGTTAGCTGTTCTGTAAGAGGGTTGTCATCTGCATCTGTAAGAACCTATCTGTCGGGCAttagttttaaatgtaaacttcAATGCACACGAGACCCCACCCAaaattttgttgtcaaaaaacTGTTGGCAGGCATGTCAAGATTAATAAGTACCACTGATGCTCGACTTCCCATTACACCTGCTTTGTTGGAGAGGTTAATAAATGTACTTCCAGTTGTTTGCAGCTCCTTGTATGAAGTTAAATTATTTTCGGCAGTTTTTTCGTGTTCATATTTTGGTCTATTCAGGGTGAGTGAGTTAGTGTTGGATAGCAAGAAAGGCAGTAGTTCCCATGCAATGGATGTCTCCAGCATCCAATTTTTTCAGGACAATTCAGCTGTAAAAATTTATGTGGCCCATTCAAAAACAGATCAACTTGGTAGGGGAGTTGTATTGATTTTGCCTGCAGTAGAGGGTAAGGTCTGTCCAGTAAAGTTGTTGAAGCAGTACTCAATGCTGCGTCCTAAAATGGAAGGCTCTTTCTTCTGTCATTTTGATAGATCACCACTAACTCGTTACCAATTTAatgccattttaaaaaaatctctgtCATGTATTGAtgtagatattaaaaaatacaaatcgcATTCCTTTAGGATAGGTGGCGCCACAACAGCCTCTATCAATGGCATTTCTGATGGTCAAATTAAAGAACTTGGGCGTTGGGAGTCAAGAGCTTATAAGCGCTATATAAGAATACCAACCTCAAAGTTACTTCATTAA